The Saccharomycodes ludwigii strain NBRC 1722 chromosome II, whole genome shotgun sequence genome window below encodes:
- a CDS encoding uncharacterized protein (similar to Saccharomyces cerevisiae YOL055C | THI20 | THIamine metabolism), whose translation MTKNINTIKIQSPPPYLSIIHKNSPNKDANTTITSKHAPTVLTIAGSDSSGGAGIEADLKTITCNKCYGCTCITALTAQNPHGVIDHLAIPQKIVANCLKANFKDLQIDCVKTGMLTFEAINAIYEELLNNDRYNDLKFIVDPVFVATSGFQLTLDNPKSELIKHLCEKIFPHALLITPNLEESIDILEYFKEATGNNNTFSIEDIDSVDDLISIAIELHKKVKTPNVLVKGGHCPWTTSNSKNITDVLYLSKENKIIVYESQYINTKSTHGTGCTLSSCIASNLAQGYDLVNSCFGAIEYVSNCIFMGQANYTPCKKVDINGIDNGPINHCWNISKSPIQRMFDDTLYSNPPMVVTNISNTDKLYDTEKSFYEYLITHPEIAPHWESYTKHPFVDKLSRNELPLHQFEFYISQDYNYLVGYAKIHSLLAAKIPGYDGLLQQLDSVNNIGAEISRHIEKICATTNCNDTSKTIAYLEKAPHRLALKNYHRIFKDIADNNGTHLELIIAVAPCLHGYGVASLNFIKNLDSNADNSNPTSKIYRDWLMDYSNDNYTKAMEEGVKLLDKVGEYINYTGDSSRLENLIQIFKEVVILETKFWDEALKTDEEWYYK comes from the coding sequence ATGACTAAAAACATAAACactataaaaatacaatcaCCACCACCATATTTATCGATTATACACAAAAACAGTCCAAACAAAGATGCTAATACCACCATTACCTCAAAACATGCACCTACAGTTCTAACAATTGCTGGATCAGATAGTTCCGGTGGTGCAGGTATCGAAGCggatttaaaaacaataaccTGCAACAAATGTTACGGGTGTACCTGTATTACAGCACTTACAGCACAAAATCCCCACGGTGTGATCGATCACCTTGCAATTCCCCAAAAAATTGTAGCAAATTGTTTGAAAGctaattttaaagatttacAAATCGATTGCGTTAAAACTGGGATGCTAACTTTCGAAGCCATCAATGCGATATACGAAGAGTTGCTCAATAATGATAGATATAATGACCTCAAGTTTATTGTTGATCCCGTTTTCGTTGCCACTTCCGGTTTCCAATTGACTTTGGATAACCCTAAGAGCGAATTAATTAAACATTTATGTGAGAAAATATTTCCACATGCCTTATTGATAACCCCTAATTTGGAAGAATCTATTGATATTTtggaatattttaaagaagCTACTGGCAACAACAATACTTTTAGTATCGAGGATATTGACTCTGTTGATGATTTGATTTCTATTGCCATTGAGTTAcataaaaaagttaaaaccCCTAACGTACTAGTTAAAGGAGGCCATTGTCCATGGACCACCAGCAAtagcaaaaatattacagatgttttatatctatcaaaggaaaataaaattatcgTATATGAATCTCAATATATCAACACTAAAAGCACCCATGGAACTGGATGTACTTTAAGTAGTTGCATTGCCTCAAATTTAGCTCAGGGGTATGATTTGGTCAATAGTTGTTTTGGTGCTATTGAATATGTTTCCAATTGTATATTTATGGGCCAAGCAAACTACACACCTTGCAAAAAAGTCGATATTAATGGGATTGACAATGGGCCAATTAACCATTGCTGGAATATTAGTAAATCCCCTATACAAAGAATGTTTGATGACACATTGTACTCAAACCCACCCATGGTTGTCACTAATATTAGCAACACTGACAAACTTTACGACACCGAAAAATCATTTTATGAATATTTGATTACTCATCCTGAAATTGCACCACACTGGGAAAGTTACACAAAACATCCATTTGTTGATAAACTGAGTAGAAATGAATTGCCTTTGCATcaatttgaattttatatttcccaagattataattatttggTTGGATATGCCAAGATACATTCTTTGTTGGCAGCTAAAATCCCTGGATATGATGGATTATTACAACAGCTGGATTCTGTCAATAACATTGGTGCTGAAATTAGTAGACATATTGAGAAGATATGTGCTACTACCAATTGCAACGATACTTCAAAAACTATTGCTTATTTGGAAAAAGCCCCACACAGATTggctttaaaaaattatcatagaatatttaaagatattgctgataataatggtacCCACCTTGAATTAATTATTGCTGTTGCACCTTGTTTGCACGGCTATGGTGTAGCTTCtttgaattttattaaaaatttggattCAAATGCTGATAATAGTAATCCAACCAGTAAAATTTATCGTGATTGGCTGATGGATTATTCCAACGATAATTATACTAAGGCAATGGAAGAAGGtgttaaattattagataAAGTCGGTGAGTATATTAATTACACCGGGGATTCCAGTAGATTGGAAAACTTGATTCAAATCTTTAAAGAAGTTGTTATTTTAGAAACCAAATTTTGGGATGAAGCTTTAAAGACTGATGAGGAGTGGTATTATAAATAG
- the IPT1 gene encoding inositolphosphotransferase (similar to Saccharomyces cerevisiae YDR072C | IPT1 | InositolPhosphoTransferase), whose translation MFVEYDPTILLSNILNSKPIQLLKIFFQLLWKIYKEALHKKRNVFTLSINFIINFSPVFIWLCIFKNAKYIPNKIRPAIHGKVAFYSDLFLFGDYWQEFETQLNTSYFTILSYYSSTVFFVVVLTLFPIIIWWYMYYYRMRYINQKNVSTASPLHHILNWHTPFDKKTPKSTLLPFLILPISFVLLNIDHYFADQRQNFTVFKDYLGWVFYVVIHLVAPILTAVYLYIFQAPGTVKCFSIALGLQNCCSVLTHLLIPMAPPWFTHLYGINDVTHLNYETKGYAAGLVRVDSHLGTHLTSNGFHKSPIVFGAVPSVHGAMAFQCFLFVMTQSRQGWGVTAWNPLRNISSSRLLLLNSKKDDDCEINTFELNNSDGSDSIDLYNTEEDEYERSVYSEQSLSSALENDGVSNASCDLISKYDMTPLPDLTNSNKFTKFIYWLIKNSVISRFLVSVFLVLQWWATMYVDHHYRFDLFIGELYALVSFYLVNRFILQKKVIPNFLRKRENKGVYDEDEDDGEDKTMGMRVFGDTKIGWVFDPLYG comes from the coding sequence ATGTTTGTTGAATATGATCCCACAATACTGCTTTCCAATATCCTTAATAGCAAACCAATCcagcttttaaaaatattttttcaattactatggaaaatatataaagaggcattacataaaaaaagaaatgtgTTCACGttatcaattaattttattatcaactTTTCGCCAGTCTTTATTTGGCtatgtatttttaaaaatgcaAAATATATACCTAATAAGATAAGACCCGCAATACATGGTAAAGTTGCATTTTATagtgatttatttttatttggcGACTACTGGCAAGAATTCGAAACACAGCTCAACACCAGCTATTTTACCATACTGAGCTACTATTCTTCCACAgtgttttttgttgttgtcttAACATTATTCCCCATTATAATATGGTGGTATATGTACTACTATCGCATGCGTTAtattaatcaaaaaaatgtctCAACTGCTTCACCACTACATCACATTCTAAACTGGCACACCccttttgataaaaaaacaccAAAATCTACACTATTACCCTTCCTCATTTTGCCAATTTCGTTCGTCCTTTTGAATATAGATCATTACTTTGCAGATCAAAGGCAAAATTTCACAGTATTCAAAGATTATTTGGGCTGGGTGTTTTATGTCGTCATACATTTGGTAGCCCCTATCTTAACTGctgtttatttgtatattttccaaGCGCCAGGCACTGTTAAATGTTTTTCCATTGCTTTGGGTCTGCAAAATTGTTGCAGTGTTTTGACCCATTTGTTGATCCCCATGGCACCACCATGGTTCACACATCTTTATGGCATTAATGATGTGACCCATTTAAATTACGAAACTAAGGGATATGCTGCAGGATTAGTTAGAGTTGATTCACATTTAGGAACACATCTTACCAGTAACGGTTTCCATAAATCGCCCATTGTATTTGGTGCTGTTCCCTCTGTTCATGGTGCTATGGCTTTCCAATGCTTTTTGTTCGTTATGACACAGTCCAGACAGGGCTGGGGTGTCACTGCCTGGAATCCACTTAGAAATATCAGTAGCAGTAGGCTGTTGCTGCTGAATAGTAAAAAGGATGATGATTGCGAGATCAACACTTTTGAATTGAACAATAGCGATGGCAGTGACAGCATTGATCTGTACAATACCGAGGAAGATGAGTATGAACGGAGCGTTTATTCGGAACAGTCATTATCTTCTGCATTAGAAAATGACGGTGTTAGTAATGCATCTTGTGatctaatttcaaaatatgaTATGACACCGTTGCCGGATCTAACGAACTCTAATAAATTTACCAAGTTCATATATTGGttgattaaaaatagtgTCATTAGCAGATTTTTGGTCAGTGTATTTTTAGTATTGCAGTGGTGGGCCACCATGTATGTGGACCATCATTATagatttgatttatttattggagAATTATACGCTTTGGTAAGCTTCTACCTGGTTAAtagatttattttacaaaaaaaagttatccCAAATTTCTTGAGGAAAAGGGAGAATAAAGGAGTTTATGATGaggatgaagatgatggtGAGGATAAAACTATGGGAATGAGAGTTTTTGGTGATACTAAAATCGGTTGGGTGTTTGATCCTTTATACGGTTAA
- the SPT15 gene encoding TATA-binding protein (similar to Saccharomyces cerevisiae YER148W | SPT15 | SuPpressor of Ty insertions), which produces MSEEEDQRLKDFKKTNSIVFDEATRKVWESENNTEPNGPNEIENTNNTKIEGSSSASTAFGVNTTEPSINAKNEEVEDRHNDQADDTTSGIVPTLQNIVATVDLDCRLDLKTVALHARNAEYNPRRFAAVIMRIREPKTTALIFASGKMVVTGAKSEDDSKLASRKYARIIQKIGFSAKFTKFKIQNIVGSCDVKFPIRLEGLAFSHGTFSSYEPELFPGLIYRMVKPKIVLLIFVSGKIVLTGAKKREEIYQAFEAIYPVLSEFRKL; this is translated from the coding sequence ATGtcggaagaagaagatcaaagattaaaagattttaaaaagacaAACAGCATTGTGTTTGATGAAGCTACCAGGAAAGTCTGGGAAAGTGAAAACAATACTGAACCTAATGGTCCAAACgaaatagaaaatactaataacacCAAGATAGAAGGTTCTTCATCTGCTTCTACGGCTTTTGGTGTAAATACCACGGAACCTAGCATAAACGCCAAAAATGAAGAAGTAGAAGACAGGCATAACGATCAGGCTGATGATACTACCTCTGGTATTGTTCCAACATTACAGAATATAGTTGCCACAGTTGATTTAGATTGTAGGTTAGATTTGAAAACCGTAGCATTACATGCCCGTAATGCAGAATATAATCCAAGAAGATTTGCTGCCGTTATCATGAGAATCAGAGAGCCCAAAACAACGGCTTTAATATTTGCAAGTGGTAAGATGGTTGTAACTGGTGCCAAAAGTGAAGATGATTCTAAATTAGCTAGTAGAAAATATGCAAGAATTATTCAAAAGATTGGATTTAGTGCTAAGTTTACAAAGtttaaaattcaaaatattgtGGGCTCATGTGATGTTAAATTCCCCATTAGATTGGAAGGGTTGGCATTTAGTCATGGTACCTTTTCAAGTTACGAACCCGAGTTATTTCCCGGTTTGATTTACAGAATGGTTAAACccaaaattgttttattaatttttgtttctggaaaaattgttttaacAGGTGCCAAAAAGAGGGAAGAGATTTATCAGGCTTTTGAAGCTATTTATCCTGTTTTAAGtgaatttagaaaattgtaa
- the SNF11 gene encoding Snf11p (similar to Saccharomyces cerevisiae YDR073W | SNF11 | Sucrose NonFermenting) produces MNTSMEAETSPHTNNNMVADPVLEIVSLQEQIQYKIQLLLHVNSILLARLYSLQNKQQQQSNGSISDTVEQPAFLAELNSQYLKRVHANLQCISFLHQGKYGSRPNIITPPDVGLGNNNGKQQDALNKLYLLMSRMFELWP; encoded by the coding sequence ATGAATACAAGTATGGAAGCAGAGACATCCCCACACACTAACAATAACATGGTGGCAGATCCAGTGTTAGAGATTGTATCACTTCAAGAACAGATACAATACAAGATACAATTGTTGCTCCATGTAAATAGCATATTATTAGCCAGGTTATATTCATTGcaaaataaacaacaacaacaatcaaATGGTTCGATTTCTGATACAGTAGAACAACCCGCATTTCTAGCTGAACTAAATAGTcaatatttgaaaagagTCCATGCAAATTTACAATGCATCAGCTTTTTACATCAGGGGAAGTATGGCAGTAGACCAAACATCATAACTCCACCAGATGTAGGATTGGGTAACAATAATGGGAAACAGCAGGATGCCttgaataaattatatttactAATGAGTAGAATGTTTGAGTTATGGCCCTAA
- the SCC4 gene encoding cohesin-loading factor complex subunit SCC4 (similar to Saccharomyces cerevisiae YER147C | SCC4 | Sister Chromatid Cohesion), with protein sequence MVQEKSIDGSIPNNNTPIHDTKTEQQFIILEQFQKYQPNVIYQLAKEYENHAIKSFHRIKTEYQLRQYYTLLSNAIKCYQYLKNGFQLSPKQDCQITIELCSLIITYCQDDYTTSISFNKHEYDDKKCMDTNIDLVRRYLDSCKMKLVSLNNADYFENIMNLELMLNFIIPVNIGSTNDIKTSINNCKRVQRNLQNESDNIIKMNVPRTSNYIILVTKWKLIFEMAEIELKATGTPIALDSSLLYDYKKILSHCNDLNLQQTLFYQYLLLSFINFCLEEHIDYVSIKDIYQLFKDYEFTCVEFNMWKSILTILYKISNDQNISENLEQFKFDLNKNKQYLITCSKITLDLFPLEINTIIFQYTNLKILISLFQSVSYLVNCHDKSSNFSTKLLPKCVKFFALDDFKKMEKMNNAFRNVSSLSVYQKLQNKMLELVEFYMGWESLLSTIAEDTITSDKDVIDSDDTIYKKVLKVSKLQLSSKKYSNIATILIENYTHILQDIDCTNNDVTTKVKYYDLKLYCLFNLYMLHCNCNNLDIAANQIEPEILKIMPSFESNNLIRCTWILIWIITHFKPFIEVPLVSIINDTDIKQRIITELENFIKVNVVKSSSPPIDPIIIKKYKLKKSELLFFLMEIVGSFIVFHKTEDKEQYLQQAFQLGKHSKTINDHLLYVCGLACLNNSILLYDKKKILIMKNKLKRIVEKLQN encoded by the coding sequence ATGGttcaagaaaaaagtaTCGACGGTTCTATCCCCAACAACAATACTCCCATACATGATACAAAAACCGaacaacaatttattatcttagaacaatttcaaaaatatcagcCAAACGTAATTTACCAATTGGCTAAAGAATACGAAAATCATGCAATTAAAAGTTTCCACCGGATTAAGACAGAATATCAACTGAGACAATATTATACTTTACTCTCCAACGCTATCAAATGCTATCAATATCTAAAAAATGGGTTCCAATTATCGCCCAAACAAGATTGTCAGATCACCATAGAGTTATGttctttaataataacttatTGTCAAGATGATTACACCACTTCCAttagttttaataaacATGAATATGACGACAAAAAATGTATGGACACCAATATTGATTTGGTGAGGAGATACTTGGATAGTTGTAAAATGAAATTAGTCTCCTTGAACAATGCtgattattttgaaaatatcatGAATTTAGAATTGATGTTAAATTTCATTATACCCGTGAATATCGGTTCTACTAACGATATAAAAACTAGTATTAACAACTGCAAGAGGGTTCAAAGAAATTTACAAAACGAATCAGataacattattaaaatgaATGTACCCAGAACTagtaattatattattttagtAACGAAATGGAAATTGATTTTTGAAATGGCAGAAATAGAATTAAAAGCAACAGGAACCCCGATTGCACTTGATTCTTCGTTATTATATGATTATAAGAAAATACTTTCCCATTGTAATGACTTGAATTTACAACAAACGCTCTTTTATCAATACCTATTATTATCGTTTAtcaatttttgtttggaGGAGCATATTGATTATGTTTCGATCAAAGATATCTACCAACTTTTTAAAGATTATGAATTTACTTGTGTTGAATTTAACATGTGGAAATCAATCTTAACTATATTGTATAAAATCTCAAATGACCAAAATATTAGCGAAAATTTAGAGCAATTTAAATTTGAccttaacaaaaataaacaatacTTAATCACTTGCTCGAAAATTACATTGGACCTATTCCCATTGGAAATTAATACCattattttccaatataccaatttaaaaatactaatttcattatttcAAAGTGTCTCCTATTTGGTTAATTGTCATGATAAATCAAGTAACTTTAGTACTAAACTTCTTCCGAAATGCGTGAAGTTCTTTGCTTTAGATGATTTCAAAAAGATGGAGAAAATGAACAATGCTTTTAGAAATGTTTCTAGCCTAAGTGTTTATCAGAAATTGCAGAATAAAATGCTCGAGTTAGTGGAGTTTTATATGGGCTGGGAATCATTATTGTCCACAATAGCTGAGGATACTATTACTTCTGATAAGGACGTTATTGACAGTGATGACACTATCTATAAAAAGGTTTTAAAAGTATCGAAGTTACAGTTAAGctcaaaaaaatactcTAATATAGCCACCATTCTAATTGAAAATTACACCCACATATTACAAGATATAGATTGTACCAATAATGATGTTACAACAAAAGTTAAGTACTATGATTTGAAATtgtattgtttatttaactTGTATATGCTTCATTGCAACTGCAATAATTTAGATATAGCAGCAAATCAAATTGAACCAGAAATCTTAAAGATAATGCCGTCATTCGAgtcaaataatttaattagATGTACATGGATATTGATATGGATTATAACACACTTCAAGCCATTTATAGAAGTACCACTTGTGTCCATCATAAATGATACAGATATTAAACAAAGAATTATAACGgaattagaaaattttataaaagtcAATGTCGttaaatcatcatcaccacCCATTGATCCtatcattatcaaaaaatataaattaaaaaaatctgaattacttttttttttaatggaaaTTGTTGGTAGTTTCATTGTTTTCCATAAAACTGAGGATAAAGAACAATATTTGCAACAGGCTTTCCAATTGGGAAAGCATTCTAAGACCATAAACGATCATTTACTATATGTCTGTGGATTAGCCTGTCTGAACAACAGCATTTTACTTtacgataaaaaaaagatattaatcatgaaaaataaattgaaaagaattGTGGAAAAACTACAAAACTAA
- the TPS2 gene encoding trehalose-phosphatase TPS2 (similar to Saccharomyces cerevisiae YDR074W | TPS2 | Trehalose-6-Phosphate Synthase/phosphatase) yields MTGDTSKEKKFTGRIINCVTRLPYKITKVFDHSTKNAVNWKIEHVTGNSALHSSLSYIQENTDYEEIIVGWTGEISTEEQNPFVINTNTSNTTVNNKENESPEHGANLSNQKAVKDDAATSSNDTNRTVNEEEQDLNEALKLSATGDINLLANKDDPLYLTQEDKDYLTAEINCKYSSSGDNDKKKSKNTIHPVWLLRRDQERWRQYADNILWSDFHYILSPIQDSSSEKPWWFDYVKFNEAYAMKICQLYRPGDIILIHDYYLMLLPQILRMRLGTGDVKQKHVSIGYFHHVTFPSYEYFRCLPYRKQLLDGVLGADVLFFQNSGFARHFGSCCKRLLDATITKKADNKDDYNISAYGADILVKTMPIGIDKSTLIKDSFNENIDSKVETIRSAYADKKIIFGRDRLDNVRGVVQKLQAFDTFLEMYPEWRDKVVLIQVSSPSPMNDIKVEKQANELCSLINAKYGNLNFSPVQHYHMRIPKSVYISLLRAADLCVVASIRDSINTTALEFVTLQGHEAEKYGHSSSLILSEFSGTSSILKDSIIINPWDSVAVAKSINEALSTPNENSTAINLMHEVPEVGAWTEGLISTLAQFQNLKTSITPALNRPLLLQNYRQAKRRMFLFDYDGTLTPIVQDPAAAIPTVKLYNLLTKLADDPLNEIWIISGRDQAFLNKWFGSKVPQLGLSAEHGCFMKGANSTEWCNLAAKYDMSWQIRCNEIMENFTSKTPGSFVERKKVALTWHYRRCVPELGEFNARDLKNTLEKEFSKTGLEVMEGKMNVEVRPKFVNKGEIVKRLVLTPISKKEDVLEPSLEVSIEDSVKFKRDELPDFVLCLGDDFTDEDMFRQLNTIESEWSKISTFKKNRWGNYGFYPVTVGSAAKKTIAKAHLTDPKQVLDTLGLLVGAVSLFESAGSVDLDDRGHAKDSDSSKQSKLNSESYYQKILDSR; encoded by the coding sequence ATGACTGGTGATACttctaaagaaaaaaaatttacagGCAGAATTATAAACTGTGTTACTAGATTACCCTACAAAATCACAAAAGTCTTCGATCACTCAACTAAAAATGCTGTTAATTGGAAAATTGAACATGTAACCGGCAACTCGGCTTTGCATTCTTCCTTGAGCTATATTCAAGAAAACACTGATTATGAAGAGATAATTGTTGGTTGGACAGGTGAAATTTCCACCGAAGAACAAAATCCATTTGTCATAAATACCAATACCTCCAACACTACCGTCAACAACAAGGAAAACGAAAGCCCTGAGCACGGCGCCAATCTTTCTAATCAGAAAGCCGTCAAGGATGATGCCGCTACTTCATCCAATGATACCAATAGAACCGTTAACGAGGAAGAACAAGATCTAAACGAAGCTCTAAAATTAAGCGCTACAGGAGACATTAATCTTTTGGCAAATAAAGATGACCCATTATATTTGACCCAAGAAGATAAGGATTATTTGACTGCTGAAATCAACTGTAAATATTCAAGTAGTGGTGACAATGATAAGAAAAAGTCTAAGAATACGATCCATCCTGTTTGGTTATTACGTAGGGACCAAGAGCGCTGGCGTCAATATGctgataatattttgtgGAGTGACTTTCACTATATATTATCGCCCATTCAGGACTCGTCCTCAGAAAAGCCTTGGTGGTTTGACTATGTGAAATTTAACGAAGCTTATGCCATGAAGATCTGCCAGCTTTATAGACCGGGCGATATTATCTTGATTcatgattattatttgatgtTATTGCCTCAAATTTTAAGAATGAGGTTGGGGACAGGTGACGTGAAACAGAAGCATGTTAGTATTGGCTATTTCCATCATGTTACTTTCCCAAGTTATGAGTACTTCCGTTGCTTACCTTATagaaaacaattattaGATGGTGTTTTAGGTGCAGATGTCTTATTTTTCCAGAATAGCGGGTTTGCCAGACATTTTGGCAGTTGTTGTAAGAGGTTGTTGGATGCTACAATCACTAAAAAAGCCGATAATAAGGATGACTATAACATTAGCGCCTATGGTGCAGATATTTTGGTCAAGACTATGCCAATTGGTATTGATAAAAGTACCCTTATTAAAGACTCCTTTAACGAAAATATAGATAGCAAAGTTGAAACCATTAGATCTGCCTATGCTGataagaaaattatttttgggAGGGATAGATTGGACAATGTCAGAGGTGTTGTTCAAAAGCTACAAGCTTTTGATACTTTTTTGGAAATGTATCCCGAATGGAGGGACAAAGTGGTTTTAATACAGGTTAGCAGTCCTAGCCCAATGAATGACATTAAAGTGGAAAAGCAAGCCAATGAACTCTGTTCTTTAATTAATGCCAAGTATGGTAATCTAAATTTCAGTCCAGTGCAACACTATCATATGAGAATTCCCAAGAGCGTTTATATATCACTTTTGAGAGCAGCAGATTTGTGCGTTGTGGCTAGCATTAGAGATAGCATTAATACTACTGCGTTGGAGTTTGTTACTTTACAAGGACACGAGGCAGAAAAATACGGTCATTCTTCATCGTTAATTTTAAGTGAATTTTCGGGAACTTCCTCCATCTTGAAGGATTCGATTATTATCAATCCGTGGGACAGCGTGGCTGTTGCAAAGTCTATAAATGAGGCCTTAAGCACACCAAACGAAAACAGCACTGCAATTAATTTAATGCATGAAGTCCCTGAAGTTGGTGCTTGGACAGAAGGATTAATTTCTACATTGGCGCAATTCCAGAATTTGAAGACTTCGATTACGCCCGCTCTTAATAGaccattgttattacaaaattatCGCCAAGCCAAGAGAAggatgtttttatttgattatgACGGTACGTTGACACCAATTGTTCAGGATCCAGCTGCAGCAATTCCCACCGTTAAGttgtataatttattaaccAAGTTGGCTGACGACCCATTGAATGAGATTTGGATCATCAGTGGGAGAGACCAAgcttttttgaataaatgGTTTGGTTCTAAAGTACCGCAATTGGGGCTATCTGCAGAGCACGGTTGTTTTATGAAAGGTGCTAATAGTACCGAATGGTGTAATTTGGCTGCTAAATATGATATGTCGTGGCAGATTAGGTGCAATGAAATCATGGAAAATTTTACTTCGAAAACACCTGGTTCCTTTGTGGAGAGGAAGAAGGTTGCCTTAACCTGGCATTACAGAAGATGTGTTCCCGAGTTGGGTGAGTTCAATGCGAgagatttgaaaaatactTTGGAAAAAGAGTTTTCCAAGACTGGTTTAGAAGTTATGGAGGGTAAAATGAACGTTGAGGTTAGACCTAAATTTGTCAACAAGGGTGAGATTGTTAAGAGATTGGTGTTGACACCTATTAGCAAGAAGGAGGATGTTTTGGAACCATCTTTGGAAGTCAGCATTGAGGATTCGGTTAAGTTTAAACGGGATGAGTTACCAGATTTTGTTCTCTGTTTGGGTGATGACTTTACCGATGAGGATATGTTTAGGCAGCTAAACACCATTGAGTCTGAATGGAGCAAGATCTCTACCTTTAAGAAAAACAGGTGGGGCAACTATGGGTTTTATCCTGTGACTGTTGGGAGTGCCGCTAAGAAAACTATTGCCAAGGCACATTTAACTGACCCTAAACAAGTCCTGGATACACTGGGCTTATTGGTTGGGGCTGTTTCATTGTTTGAAAGTGCTGGTTCTGTTGACTTGGATGACAGAGGTCACGCCAAAGACAGTGATAGTAGTAAACAGTCTAAGTTAAACTCTGAGagttattatcaaaaaatacTGGATAGCAGATAA